A region of Sesamum indicum cultivar Zhongzhi No. 13 linkage group LG7, S_indicum_v1.0, whole genome shotgun sequence DNA encodes the following proteins:
- the LOC105166259 gene encoding B3 domain-containing protein At5g42700: MVMSKVKYEALRQQRMEENKKRMEELHLPLLSQALKNASSPKSSPMKKTKPRIARTVLVPVRRSERFSNKSAPQYKEVTFYERVQLPRRVTNRTRDLSNRVYASDESRECAIKKAEALESTLGSDYPTFVKSMLPSHVSGCFWLGLSSDFCKRKLPRNDGVMLLVDEQGEEWPVIYLARKTGLSGGWKKFSVDHDLADGDALVFQLIRSTVFKVFIIRVDNSGKTANEKTDNIQRTEP; encoded by the exons atgGTGATGTCAAAGGTGAAGTATGAAGCTCTACGGCAGCAAAGAATGGAGgagaacaagaaaagaatGGAAGAACTCCATCTCCCTCTTCTCTCTCAAGCCCTCAAGAACGCCTCCTCTCCCAAATCCTCTCCG ATGAAGAAGACGAAACCCCGCATTGCAAGAACTGTGCTTGTCCCTGTCAGAAGATCAGAGCgattttcaaacaaatcaGCTCCTCAGTACAAGGAG GTTACATTTTATGAGCGTGTGCAGCTGCCAAGAAG AGTAACGAATAGGACGAGGGATTTGTCAAACCGGGTATACGCATCAGATGAATCAAGAGAATGTGCTATAAAGAAAGCAGAGGCATTGGAATCAACTCTGGGCTCTGATTACCCTACCTTTGTGAAATCAATGCTTCCCTCCCATGTCAGTGGATGCTTTTGGCTG GGTCTCTCATCTGATTTCTGCAAGAGGAAACTTCCAAGAAACGATGGAGTGATGTTGTTGGTAGATGAACAAGGAGAAGAGTGGCCGGTGATCTACCTAGCTCGAAAAACGGGACTTAGTGGTGGATGGAAAAAGTTCTCTGTTGATCACGACTTAGCTGATGGTGATGCACTCGTCTTCCAGTTAATCCGATCAACAGTTTTCAAG GTGTTTATTATAAGGGTCGATAATTCTGGGAAGACTGCCAATGAGAAAACGGACAACATACAAAGAACTGAACCGTGA
- the LOC105166260 gene encoding B3 domain-containing protein At5g42700, with the protein MVMSKVKYEALRQQRLEENKKRMEELHLPLLSQALKNASSPKSSPMKKTKPRIARTELVPVRRSERFSNKSAPQYKEVTFYERVQLPRRLTNRTRDLSNRVYASDEARECAIKKAEELEATLGSDSPTFVKSMLPSHISGGFWLGLSSDFCKRKLPRNDGVMLLVDEQEEEWPVIYLARKTGLSGGWKKFSVDHDLADGDALVFQLIRPTVFKVFITRVDGYEKTADKKTDKVEGTEF; encoded by the exons atgGTGATGTCAAAGGTGAAATATGAAGCTCTACGGCAGCAAAGATTGGAGgagaacaagaaaagaatGGAGGAACTCCATCTCCCTCTTCTCTCTCAAGCCCTCAAGAACGCCTCCTCTCCCAAATCCTCTCCG ATGAAGAAGACGAAACCCCGCATTGCAAGAACTGAGCTTGTCCCTGTCAGAAGGTCAGAGCgattttcaaacaaatcaGCTCCTCAGTACAAGGAG GTTACGTTTTATGAGCGTGTGCAGCTGCCTAGAAG ATTGACGAATAGGACGAGGGATTTGTCGAACCGGGTATACGCATCAGATGAAGCAAGGGAATGTGCTATAAAGAAAGCAGAGGAGTTGGAAGCAACTCTGGGCTCTGATTCTCCTACCTTTGTGAAATCAATGCTTCCCTCCCATATCAGTGGAGGCTTTTGGCTG GGTCTCTCGTCTGATTTTTGCAAGAGGAAACTTCCAAGGAACGACGGAGTAATGTTGTTGGTAGATGAACAAGAAGAAGAGTGGCCGGTGATCTACCTGGCTCGAAAAACGGGACTTAGTGGTGGATGGAAAAAGTTCTCTGTTGATCACGACTTAGCGGATGGTGATGCACTCGTTTTCCAGTTAATACGACCAACAGTTTTCAAA GTGTTTATTACAAGGGTGGATGGTTATGAGAAGACTGCCGATAAGAAAACAGACAAGGTTGAAGGAACTGAATTCTGA
- the LOC105166261 gene encoding uncharacterized protein LOC105166261 isoform X2, with protein sequence MKNVVLVTGASGYLGGRLCHALLSQGYCVRAFVRKTSDLSSLPPPTDGGANDGALHLAYGDVMDYPSLLEAFSGCHVVFHAAALVEPWLPDPSRFSSVNVGGLKNVLKAYKETKTIEKIIYTSSFFALGFTDGHVGDEIQLVERFNGRLPGYVGQEKGFSFCHVDDVVQGHMAAMTKGRLGERYLLTGENASFKDVFDMAAMITQTAKPRFRIPLFLIEAYGWICVLFSRITGKLPLISPPMVHVLRHQWAYTCEKAKTELDYNPRNLREGLAEMLPWLKSLGLIRY encoded by the exons ATGAAGAATGTTGTTTTGGTGACCGGCGCTTCCGGTTACTTAGGCGGCAGGCTTTGCCACGCGCTTCTCAGCCAAGGCTACTGCGTTAGGGCCTTCGTCCGCAAAACCAGCGACCTCTCCTCGTTGCCTCCGCCCACAGATGGCGGCGCGAATGATGGAGCTCTCCACCTTGCCTACGGTGATGTCATGGATTATCCATCGCTCCTCGAAGCTTTCTCCGGTTGCCACGTCGTCTTCCATGCCGCTGCGCTTGTCGAGCCTTGGCTTCCTGACCCTTCGAGATTCTCTTCA GTTAATGTTGGAGGATTGAAGAATGTTTTGAAGGCGTATAAGGAGACGAAGACAATCGAGAAGATCATCTATACGTCGTCGTTTTTTGCTCTTGGATTTACTGATGGGCACGTCGGGGATGAGATTCAA CTGGTGGAACGCTTTAATGGCCGGTTGCCAGGTTACGTGGGCCAAGAAAAAGGCTTTTCCTTTTGCCATGTCGATGATGTGGTGCAGGGTCACATGGCAGCAATGACCAAAGGCCGGCTGGGTGAAAGATATCTTCTTACAGGAGAAAATGCATCCTTCAAAGATGTTTTCGATATGGCAGCAATGATCACTCAAACAGCAAAGCCTCGATTTCGCATCCCACTTTTTCTTATTGAAGCATATGGATGGATATGTGTTCTTTTCTCCAGAATAACAGGAAAGCTTCCGCTAATCAGCCCACCG ATGGTTCACGTCCTCCGGCATCAGTGGGCTTACACTTGTGAGAAGGCGAAGACGGAGCTGGATTACAACCCTAGAAATCTGAGAGAAGGTCTGGCGGAGATGCTTCCCTGGTTAAAGAGTTTGGGCTTGATTAGATATTAG
- the LOC105166261 gene encoding uncharacterized protein LOC105166261 isoform X1 — translation MKNVVLVTGASGYLGGRLCHALLSQGYCVRAFVRKTSDLSSLPPPTDGGANDGALHLAYGDVMDYPSLLEAFSGCHVVFHAAALVEPWLPDPSRFSSVNVGGLKNVLKAYKETKTIEKIIYTSSFFALGFTDGHVGDEIQMHSAKFFCTEYEKSKAIADKIALEAAAEGVPIVPVYPGVIYGPGKVTTGNIVAHMLVERFNGRLPGYVGQEKGFSFCHVDDVVQGHMAAMTKGRLGERYLLTGENASFKDVFDMAAMITQTAKPRFRIPLFLIEAYGWICVLFSRITGKLPLISPPMVHVLRHQWAYTCEKAKTELDYNPRNLREGLAEMLPWLKSLGLIRY, via the exons ATGAAGAATGTTGTTTTGGTGACCGGCGCTTCCGGTTACTTAGGCGGCAGGCTTTGCCACGCGCTTCTCAGCCAAGGCTACTGCGTTAGGGCCTTCGTCCGCAAAACCAGCGACCTCTCCTCGTTGCCTCCGCCCACAGATGGCGGCGCGAATGATGGAGCTCTCCACCTTGCCTACGGTGATGTCATGGATTATCCATCGCTCCTCGAAGCTTTCTCCGGTTGCCACGTCGTCTTCCATGCCGCTGCGCTTGTCGAGCCTTGGCTTCCTGACCCTTCGAGATTCTCTTCA GTTAATGTTGGAGGATTGAAGAATGTTTTGAAGGCGTATAAGGAGACGAAGACAATCGAGAAGATCATCTATACGTCGTCGTTTTTTGCTCTTGGATTTACTGATGGGCACGTCGGGGATGAGATTCAA ATGCATTCCGCTAAGTTTTTCTGTACTGAGTATGAGAAATCGAAGGCTATAGCGGATAAGATCGCATTGGAAGCTGCAGCTGAAGGGGTGCCTATAGTGCCCGTTTATCCTGGAGTTATATATGGTCCAGGCAAAGTCACAACTGGAAATATAGTTGCACATatg CTGGTGGAACGCTTTAATGGCCGGTTGCCAGGTTACGTGGGCCAAGAAAAAGGCTTTTCCTTTTGCCATGTCGATGATGTGGTGCAGGGTCACATGGCAGCAATGACCAAAGGCCGGCTGGGTGAAAGATATCTTCTTACAGGAGAAAATGCATCCTTCAAAGATGTTTTCGATATGGCAGCAATGATCACTCAAACAGCAAAGCCTCGATTTCGCATCCCACTTTTTCTTATTGAAGCATATGGATGGATATGTGTTCTTTTCTCCAGAATAACAGGAAAGCTTCCGCTAATCAGCCCACCG ATGGTTCACGTCCTCCGGCATCAGTGGGCTTACACTTGTGAGAAGGCGAAGACGGAGCTGGATTACAACCCTAGAAATCTGAGAGAAGGTCTGGCGGAGATGCTTCCCTGGTTAAAGAGTTTGGGCTTGATTAGATATTAG
- the LOC105166263 gene encoding uncharacterized protein LOC105166263 has protein sequence MEDSMGSSGPAARISVEQEETSTLMATESEPIEWTDEKHCLFLKSMESTFVNQLYKSIDLFGWHSHKNCPSGLKPSKHKLTSIRASSGQFKVLRDGCWSKIDFRRDEPKVNQEEESKVPLRNSWIQRFGTSQTEGIRNRPASCVEAPSATTDTHAANNFHLWRQGSLGGNAEVMDQNFNDEALEEEKSGKIHDMKKKRTKDKSSGNDQVVPFGNIVQVNDVGGDPVNVLPKD, from the exons ATGGAAGACTCGATGGGTTCATCTGGGCCGGCTGCAAGAATATCTGTTGAGCAAGAGGAGACTTCTACTCTCATG GCAACAGAATCCGAGCCCATAGAGTGGACAGACGAGAAACACTGCTTGTTTCTCAAATCCATGGAATCTACATTCGTCAATCAGTTGTACAAATCAATAGATTTGTTTGGTTGGCACTCCCATAAAAACTGCCCATCTGGATTAAAACCATCGAAGCACAAGCTGACCAGCATTCGTGCTTCTTCTGGTCAG TTCAAGGTTCTTCGTGATGGTTGTTGGTCTAAAATTGACTTCAGAAGAGACGAACCTAAAGTCAACCAAGAAGAGGAGTCTAAAGTCCCACTGAGAAATTCCTGGATCCAGCGTTTTGGGACTTCACAGACAGAGGGAATCAGAAACCGTCCGGCTTCCTGTGTCGAAGCTCCTTCCGCAACTACTGATACTCATGCTGCCAATAACTTTCATCTATGGAGGCAAGGCTCCCTAGGTGGCAATGCAG AGGTGATGGATCAGAACTTTAATGATGAAGCTCTTGAAGAAGAGAAGTCTGGCAAGATACATGacatgaagaagaagagaactAAGGATAAAAGTTCGGGCAATGATCAA GTTGTCCCTTTCGGCAATATTGTTCAAGTGAATGATGTTGGTGGAGACCCTGTCAATGTACTGCCTAAAGATTGA